One Paraburkholderia aromaticivorans genomic region harbors:
- a CDS encoding prolyl oligopeptidase family serine peptidase, protein MPAPPPLTAPFSWPLSPDPFLSLEALDDPDALAWVEQQNARTRAAWCSSAEFASLRQRLADAYLPRERPVIPDRWKDWAYDLWQDERNPKGIWRRTTWAAWRGGKPEWKNLLDFDALGAAEGTPWVCVELDILYPDGDRALITLSPGGSDALVVREFEIDARRFVDAGFVIAKAGKHTATWIDRDTLYVGWDNGRKSLTRSGYPREVRRWTRGTALADAPVMFKGAFGDIGVEGHYDPVEQRHTVVSSVDFFDSQTYYLDGAQGAVDAWRRYEVPSHVAVSGWQGWLLLEPRLDWDCNGVHYPGGALLAIREDAFLRGERDVLPLFTPTPQTSACEWTHTLNHLIVSYLEDVRNKTLLLTPSQADDQAWHWQQRVFPTRDDAQADVSPVEPTLDDEVFVDTDDYLQPPAYWLADLARDDLSEWELLDRWPTQFDATQFAVTRGHAVSADGTRVPYTIVGPRDAQPHARPCLLSGYGGFAIPLLPSYLTGQGIGWLARGGVYVVAHIRGGGEFGTRWHTAAQGEHRQRAFDDFIAVAEALIDTGVTSAAQLGIQGGSNGGLLVAACMVQRPDLFGAVVCEVPLLDMSRYHLLHAGASWIDEYGDPDEPDDAGMLAAYSPYHRVSANVAYPPVLFTTSTADDRVHPGHARKMAARMQALGADHVWYRENTEGGHGGSDELEQAEHDAMVFEFLWRTLNQST, encoded by the coding sequence ATGCCCGCACCTCCCCCTCTCACCGCTCCTTTCTCCTGGCCGCTTTCCCCCGATCCCTTCCTGTCGCTCGAAGCGCTCGACGACCCTGACGCGCTCGCGTGGGTCGAACAGCAGAACGCGCGCACGCGCGCCGCGTGGTGCAGCAGCGCGGAATTCGCCTCGCTCAGGCAGCGGCTCGCCGACGCCTATCTGCCGCGCGAACGACCAGTGATTCCCGATCGCTGGAAGGACTGGGCTTACGACCTGTGGCAGGACGAGCGCAATCCCAAGGGCATCTGGCGGCGCACGACGTGGGCAGCATGGCGTGGCGGCAAACCGGAGTGGAAAAACCTGCTCGACTTCGACGCGCTCGGCGCCGCCGAAGGCACGCCCTGGGTGTGTGTCGAGCTAGACATTCTTTATCCCGACGGCGACCGCGCGCTGATCACGCTGTCGCCGGGCGGCTCGGACGCGCTCGTGGTACGCGAGTTCGAAATCGACGCGCGACGTTTTGTCGACGCCGGTTTTGTGATCGCGAAAGCCGGCAAGCACACGGCGACGTGGATCGATCGGGACACGCTTTACGTCGGCTGGGATAACGGCCGCAAGAGCTTGACGCGTTCCGGTTATCCGCGCGAAGTGCGACGCTGGACGCGCGGCACCGCGCTTGCCGACGCGCCCGTGATGTTCAAGGGCGCGTTCGGCGACATCGGCGTGGAAGGGCACTACGATCCGGTCGAGCAACGGCATACGGTGGTGAGCAGCGTCGATTTCTTCGATTCGCAGACCTATTACCTCGATGGTGCCCAGGGTGCCGTCGACGCATGGCGCCGCTACGAGGTGCCGTCGCACGTCGCGGTGAGCGGCTGGCAAGGCTGGCTGTTGCTCGAGCCGCGGCTCGATTGGGACTGCAATGGCGTGCACTATCCAGGCGGCGCGTTGCTGGCGATTCGCGAAGATGCGTTCCTGCGCGGCGAGCGCGACGTGCTGCCGCTATTCACGCCGACGCCGCAAACTTCGGCCTGCGAGTGGACGCATACGCTCAACCACCTGATCGTGTCGTACCTGGAAGACGTGCGGAACAAGACCTTGCTGTTGACGCCGTCGCAAGCCGACGATCAGGCGTGGCATTGGCAGCAGCGTGTCTTTCCAACGCGCGACGACGCGCAAGCCGACGTGTCGCCCGTCGAGCCGACGCTCGACGACGAAGTATTCGTCGATACCGACGATTATCTGCAGCCGCCTGCGTACTGGCTCGCCGACCTCGCGCGCGACGATCTGAGCGAATGGGAATTGCTCGACCGCTGGCCGACGCAATTCGACGCGACGCAGTTCGCCGTCACGCGCGGTCACGCAGTTTCCGCGGACGGCACGCGCGTGCCGTACACCATCGTCGGCCCGCGCGATGCGCAACCACACGCGCGCCCATGTCTGCTCAGCGGTTACGGCGGCTTTGCGATTCCGTTGCTGCCGAGCTATCTCACCGGGCAAGGCATCGGCTGGCTGGCGCGCGGCGGTGTCTATGTGGTCGCGCATATTCGCGGCGGCGGCGAGTTCGGCACGCGCTGGCATACGGCCGCGCAAGGCGAGCATCGCCAGCGCGCATTCGACGATTTCATCGCGGTGGCCGAGGCGCTGATCGACACGGGCGTGACGAGCGCCGCGCAACTCGGCATTCAGGGTGGCAGCAACGGCGGTCTGCTGGTGGCGGCGTGCATGGTGCAGCGCCCTGATCTGTTCGGCGCCGTGGTGTGTGAGGTGCCCTTGCTCGACATGAGCCGCTATCACCTGCTGCACGCGGGCGCATCATGGATCGACGAATACGGCGATCCCGACGAACCCGATGATGCAGGCATGCTGGCCGCTTACTCGCCGTACCACCGCGTGTCAGCGAATGTTGCGTATCCGCCTGTGCTGTTCACTACATCGACGGCCGACGACCGTGTGCATCCAGGCCACGCGCGCAAGATGGCCGCGCGCATGCAGGCGCTGGGCGCGGACCACGTCTGGTATCGGGAGAATACGGAAGGCGGGCACGGCGGCTCCGATGAACTGGAGCAGGCCGAGCATGATGCGATGGTGTTCGAGTTCCTGTGGCGTACGTTGAACCAGTCAACGTAG
- the fixJ gene encoding oxygen response regulator transcription factor FixJ → MNSPVTTQETVFVVDDDEAVRDSLRWLLEANGYRVQCFSSAEQFIDAWQPHQHPGQIACLILDVRMSGMSGLELQERLIADNASLPIIFVTGHGDVPMAVSTMKKGAMDFIEKPFDEAELRKLVERMLDKARSESTSVQQQRAAAERLGKLTAREHQVLERIIAGRLNKQIADDLGISIKTVEAHRANIMEKLNVNTVADLLRLALSNKPQPAQ, encoded by the coding sequence ATGAACAGCCCAGTCACCACACAGGAAACTGTCTTTGTCGTCGATGACGACGAGGCCGTGCGAGATTCGCTGCGCTGGCTGCTGGAGGCGAACGGCTACCGCGTGCAATGCTTCTCCAGCGCCGAGCAGTTCATCGACGCATGGCAGCCGCATCAGCATCCGGGCCAGATCGCGTGCCTGATTCTGGATGTGCGGATGTCCGGCATGAGCGGGCTCGAGTTGCAGGAACGCCTGATCGCCGACAACGCATCGCTGCCGATCATCTTCGTGACCGGTCACGGCGATGTGCCGATGGCCGTGTCCACGATGAAAAAAGGCGCGATGGACTTCATCGAAAAGCCGTTCGACGAAGCCGAGTTGCGCAAGCTGGTCGAGCGCATGCTCGACAAGGCACGCAGCGAAAGCACCAGCGTGCAGCAGCAGCGCGCCGCGGCGGAACGTCTCGGCAAGCTGACCGCGCGTGAGCATCAGGTGCTCGAGCGCATCATCGCCGGCCGACTGAACAAGCAGATCGCCGACGACCTCGGCATCAGCATCAAGACGGTCGAAGCGCACCGCGCGAACATCATGGAAAAGCTCAACGTCAACACGGTCGCCGATCTGCTGCGACTGGCGCTGTCGAACAAGCCGCAACCGGCGCAATAA
- a CDS encoding M3 family metallopeptidase produces MSTTASNHDNPLLDFSDLPRFGEIRPEHVTPALDVLLADAAAAVERAAQPITPASWADVVEPVERATEPLSRAWSVVGHLNAVADTPELRAVYGENLPRVTEFWSSVGQNLALYEKYKALNASADFESLTGERKKILGNALRDFRLSGAELPEDQKPHFAELQERQAALSKAFSDHVLDATNAYAYIVEAGNEAQLAGLPEDVVEGAKEAAEREGKTGYKFTLHFPSYFPVMQYSENRPLREAMYRAYVTRASELGPQYGNGKPEWDNTAVLADQLKLRAEEAHMLGFNNFAEVSLAPKMAESPAQVMSFLEDLATRARPHAEQDWKELREFAANELGMSELQPWDMTFAAERLRQKRYSFSENEVKQYFPEDAVFKGLFKVTETLFGVRIRRDDAAVWHPDVRFFRVENQDGGLVAQFYLDLYAREGKRGGAWMDDARGRHKHTHGSVQTPVAYLTCNFSAPVGGKPACFTHDEVITLFHEFGHGLHHMLTRVDELGVSGINGVEWDAVELPSQFMENFCWEWDVLSDMTSHVETAKPLPRDLFDKMLAAKNFQSGLGTLRQIVFSMFDMQLHTGFDASGTKNATELASEINERFHVVPQAPFSRWPNTFSHIFAGGYAAGYYSYKWAEVLSADAYAAFEEAAQTASGSVLDQATGLRYRKEILEVGGSRPAMESFKAFRGREPNIDALLRHNGMSPGAAH; encoded by the coding sequence ATGTCCACTACCGCCTCGAATCACGACAATCCGCTCCTCGATTTCTCCGACCTGCCGCGCTTTGGCGAAATCCGCCCCGAACACGTCACGCCCGCCCTCGATGTGCTGCTCGCCGACGCGGCCGCCGCCGTCGAGCGCGCCGCCCAGCCGATCACGCCCGCCTCGTGGGCCGACGTGGTGGAACCGGTCGAGCGCGCCACCGAACCGTTGTCGCGCGCCTGGAGCGTGGTCGGCCATCTGAACGCCGTCGCCGACACGCCTGAGTTGCGCGCCGTGTATGGCGAGAATCTGCCGCGCGTCACCGAGTTCTGGTCGAGCGTCGGCCAGAATCTCGCACTGTATGAGAAGTACAAGGCATTGAATGCGAGCGCCGATTTCGAATCGCTGACCGGCGAGCGCAAGAAGATTCTCGGCAATGCGCTGCGCGATTTCCGCCTGTCCGGCGCGGAATTGCCGGAAGACCAGAAACCGCATTTCGCCGAATTGCAGGAACGCCAGGCGGCGCTCTCGAAAGCGTTTTCCGATCACGTGCTCGATGCGACCAACGCTTACGCTTATATCGTCGAAGCCGGCAATGAGGCGCAACTGGCCGGCTTGCCCGAGGACGTCGTCGAAGGCGCGAAGGAAGCGGCCGAACGCGAAGGCAAAACCGGCTACAAGTTCACACTGCACTTCCCGTCGTATTTCCCGGTGATGCAATACTCGGAAAATCGTCCGCTGCGCGAAGCGATGTATCGCGCGTATGTCACGCGCGCTTCCGAGCTCGGCCCGCAATACGGCAACGGCAAGCCCGAGTGGGACAACACCGCCGTGCTCGCCGACCAGCTGAAACTGCGCGCCGAAGAAGCGCACATGCTCGGCTTCAACAACTTCGCCGAAGTCTCGCTCGCGCCGAAAATGGCCGAGTCGCCCGCCCAGGTGATGAGCTTCCTCGAAGACCTCGCCACGCGTGCGCGTCCGCATGCCGAGCAGGACTGGAAGGAACTGCGCGAATTCGCCGCCAACGAGCTCGGCATGAGCGAACTGCAGCCGTGGGACATGACGTTTGCCGCTGAGCGTCTGCGTCAGAAGCGCTATTCGTTCTCCGAGAACGAAGTCAAACAGTACTTCCCGGAAGACGCCGTGTTCAAGGGGCTTTTCAAGGTCACGGAAACACTCTTCGGCGTGCGTATCCGTCGCGACGACGCGGCCGTGTGGCATCCGGACGTGCGCTTTTTCCGCGTCGAGAATCAGGACGGCGGCCTCGTCGCGCAGTTCTACCTCGATCTGTATGCGCGCGAAGGCAAACGCGGCGGCGCCTGGATGGACGATGCGCGCGGCCGTCACAAGCACACGCACGGCAGCGTGCAAACGCCGGTCGCCTATCTGACCTGCAACTTCTCGGCGCCGGTCGGCGGCAAGCCCGCCTGCTTCACGCACGACGAAGTCATCACGCTGTTCCACGAGTTCGGCCACGGCCTGCACCACATGCTCACGCGCGTCGATGAACTGGGCGTGTCGGGCATCAACGGCGTCGAGTGGGACGCGGTCGAACTGCCGTCGCAATTCATGGAGAACTTCTGCTGGGAGTGGGACGTGTTGAGCGACATGACCTCGCACGTCGAAACGGCCAAGCCGTTGCCGCGTGATCTGTTCGACAAAATGCTCGCCGCGAAGAACTTCCAGAGCGGTCTGGGCACGCTGCGTCAGATCGTGTTTTCGATGTTCGACATGCAATTGCATACCGGCTTCGACGCGTCCGGCACCAAGAACGCCACCGAACTCGCGAGCGAAATCAACGAGCGCTTCCATGTCGTGCCGCAGGCGCCGTTCTCGCGTTGGCCGAATACGTTCAGCCATATTTTCGCGGGCGGTTATGCGGCGGGCTACTACAGCTACAAGTGGGCTGAAGTGCTCTCCGCCGATGCCTACGCGGCATTCGAAGAAGCGGCGCAAACGGCGAGCGGCAGCGTGCTCGATCAGGCGACCGGCCTGCGTTATCGCAAGGAGATTCTGGAAGTGGGCGGCAGCCGCCCGGCGATGGAATCGTTCAAGGCGTTCCGCGGCCGCGAGCCGAATATCGATGCCTTGCTGCGGCACAACGGCATGTCGCCGGGCGCGGCGCATTGA
- a CDS encoding DUF2950 domain-containing protein, translated as MMRLFSRGKPPARVLTLAIALGTTGTLLLAPALLISTIPAHAQSVYPSADDAANAFVEALARNDDDALKRVLGGDFHRVIPTEGIGQDDIYQFLGEWSKNHQIVADPVNDKGRVTAHLTVGYSGWTLPIPLVRSGKGWRFDPPAGRDEMLTRRIGRNEHTAILTSLGYLDAQDDYRNLTQHYAQRFVSTPGQHNGLYWTTAPGEAESPLGPLAATMPTGIQPGQAYHGYHFRILTAQGPHAKGGARNYVDNGVLSKGVALIASPGDYGRTGVMSFIVNQDGQVYQKNLGPRTARAAAAITAFDPGSGWQAVQP; from the coding sequence ATAATGCGTCTATTCTCACGCGGCAAGCCGCCCGCCCGCGTACTGACACTTGCCATCGCGCTCGGCACCACCGGCACACTGCTGCTGGCGCCGGCACTGCTGATCAGCACGATCCCTGCGCATGCCCAGAGCGTCTATCCCAGCGCGGACGACGCGGCCAATGCCTTCGTCGAAGCCCTCGCGCGCAACGACGACGACGCGCTCAAGCGTGTACTGGGCGGCGATTTTCATCGCGTCATTCCAACCGAAGGCATCGGCCAGGACGACATCTATCAGTTCCTCGGCGAATGGTCGAAAAACCATCAGATCGTGGCGGATCCGGTCAACGACAAGGGGCGCGTCACCGCGCATCTGACGGTCGGCTACAGTGGTTGGACCTTGCCGATTCCGCTCGTGCGATCGGGCAAAGGTTGGCGTTTCGATCCACCCGCAGGACGCGACGAGATGCTGACACGGCGCATCGGCCGCAATGAACACACTGCGATTCTGACCTCGCTCGGCTACCTGGATGCGCAAGACGACTATCGCAATCTGACCCAGCACTACGCACAACGCTTCGTCAGTACGCCGGGACAGCACAATGGCCTGTACTGGACGACAGCGCCCGGCGAAGCGGAAAGCCCGCTCGGACCGCTCGCCGCCACCATGCCCACGGGCATTCAGCCCGGGCAGGCGTATCACGGCTATCACTTCCGCATTCTCACGGCACAAGGGCCGCACGCTAAGGGCGGCGCCAGGAACTACGTCGACAACGGCGTGCTGAGCAAAGGGGTCGCGCTGATCGCGTCGCCGGGTGACTATGGCAGGACCGGCGTGATGAGTTTCATCGTCAACCAGGACGGGCAGGTCTATCAGAAGAACCTCGGGCCGCGAACCGCGCGCGCGGCGGCAGCCATCACGGCATTCGATCCGGGCTCGGGTTGGCAGGCGGTCCAGCCTTAG
- a CDS encoding aspartate/glutamate racemase family protein, with protein sequence MKTIGVIGGMSWESSTEYYKLLNRYAKARLGGHHNARSLMLTVDFAPIEANQRAGDWNALGQQMADAARQLERGGADLVMLATNTMHRVYESIEAAIDVPFLHIADPTGSALRAAGIERVGLLGTRYTMEQTFYTGRLRERYGLETVIPDEAERADVHRIIYDELCHGKVNDASRAVYQRVIEALAARGAQAVILGCTEITLLIKPEDSALPVFDTTALHAQAAVEWAIDWE encoded by the coding sequence ATGAAAACGATCGGCGTGATCGGCGGGATGAGCTGGGAATCGTCCACCGAGTACTACAAGCTCCTCAACCGCTACGCCAAGGCGCGCCTGGGCGGCCACCACAACGCCCGCAGCCTGATGCTCACCGTTGACTTCGCGCCGATCGAAGCGAACCAGCGCGCGGGCGACTGGAACGCGCTCGGCCAGCAGATGGCCGACGCCGCCCGCCAACTCGAACGCGGCGGCGCCGATCTGGTGATGCTGGCGACCAATACGATGCATCGCGTGTACGAGTCGATCGAAGCGGCGATCGACGTGCCCTTCCTGCATATCGCCGATCCGACCGGCAGCGCGCTGCGGGCGGCAGGCATTGAGCGGGTGGGCTTGCTCGGTACGCGCTATACGATGGAGCAAACTTTCTACACGGGGCGCCTGCGCGAGCGCTACGGCCTCGAGACAGTGATTCCCGACGAAGCCGAACGCGCAGACGTGCATCGCATCATTTACGACGAACTGTGTCACGGCAAAGTGAACGACGCTTCGCGTGCGGTGTATCAGCGTGTGATCGAAGCGCTCGCCGCGCGTGGCGCGCAGGCGGTGATTCTCGGCTGCACGGAGATTACCTTGTTGATCAAGCCGGAAGATTCCGCGTTGCCCGTGTTCGATACGACTGCGTTGCATGCGCAAGCCGCAGTGGAATGGGCGATTGATTGGGAGTGA
- the folD gene encoding bifunctional methylenetetrahydrofolate dehydrogenase/methenyltetrahydrofolate cyclohydrolase FolD, with protein sequence MTAKLIDGLALSKTLRADVAARAAALTARGHQPGLAVVLVGDNPASEVYVRNKVKACHDNGLGSSFDRYPADLPEADLLARIDELNRDPRIHGILVQLPLPPHIDSHKVIEAIAPEKDVDGFHVANAGALMTGQPLFRPCTPYGVMKMLAAHEIPLQGANAVVIGRSNIVGKPMALLLLEAGATVTICHSKTRDLAAHTRNADVVVAATGLRNILTADMVKPGAAVIDVGMNRDEAGKLCGDVDFAGVKEVAGYITPVPGGVGPMTITMLLVNTIEAAEREAAANA encoded by the coding sequence ATGACTGCCAAACTGATCGACGGCCTAGCCCTTTCCAAGACCCTGCGCGCCGACGTCGCCGCGCGCGCCGCCGCCCTCACCGCCCGCGGCCATCAGCCGGGCCTCGCGGTGGTGCTGGTCGGCGACAATCCGGCCAGCGAAGTCTACGTGCGCAACAAAGTGAAGGCGTGCCACGACAACGGGCTCGGCTCGTCGTTCGACCGCTATCCGGCCGACCTGCCGGAAGCCGACCTGCTCGCGCGCATCGACGAACTGAACCGCGACCCGCGCATTCACGGCATTCTGGTGCAATTGCCGCTGCCGCCGCATATCGACAGCCACAAGGTGATCGAGGCGATCGCGCCGGAAAAGGACGTCGACGGCTTTCACGTCGCCAACGCCGGCGCGCTGATGACCGGACAGCCGCTGTTCCGCCCGTGCACGCCGTACGGCGTGATGAAAATGCTCGCCGCTCACGAGATTCCGCTGCAAGGCGCGAACGCCGTGGTGATCGGCCGCTCGAACATCGTCGGTAAGCCGATGGCGCTGCTGCTGCTCGAAGCGGGCGCGACCGTCACGATCTGCCACAGCAAGACACGCGATCTGGCCGCTCACACGCGCAACGCGGATGTCGTGGTCGCCGCCACCGGCTTGCGCAACATTCTCACGGCGGACATGGTGAAGCCGGGCGCGGCGGTGATCGACGTCGGCATGAATCGCGACGAAGCCGGCAAGCTGTGCGGCGACGTCGACTTTGCGGGCGTCAAGGAAGTGGCCGGCTACATCACGCCGGTGCCGGGCGGCGTCGGTCCGATGACGATCACCATGCTGCTCGTCAACACGATCGAAGCCGCCGAGCGCGAAGCGGCGGCGAACGCATAA
- a CDS encoding amidohydrolase family protein, producing the protein MDLIIRRAMLPPGAAPQHKEPVDIGMEAGRIVAVEPNLAANAREEIDAAGSLVTPPFVDPHFHMDATLSYGLPRVNASGTLLEGIALWGELKPDLTQEALIERALQYCDWAVARGLLAIRSHVDVCDPRLLAVEALVEVKRRVAPYLDLQLVAFPQDGVLRSPGAFENLKRSIAMGVDVVGGIPHFERTMADGAQSVRLLCEYAAEQGLRVDMHCDESDDPMSRHIETLAAETHRLGLHGRVAGSHLTSMHSMDNYYVSKLLPLMRESGVAAIANPLINITLQGRSDTYPKRRGMTRVPEMMAAGINVAFGHDCVMDPWYSLGSGDMLEVAHMGLHVAQMTGVDGMRACFDAVTVNAARILGLEGYGIAPGCAANLVLLDARDPVEAIRLRAARLAVVSRGKVVSRAPAARAALSLEGRPSQVDFKLHRG; encoded by the coding sequence ATGGATCTGATCATCCGCCGCGCGATGCTGCCGCCAGGCGCCGCGCCGCAACACAAAGAGCCGGTCGACATCGGCATGGAAGCAGGGCGCATCGTTGCGGTCGAGCCGAATCTGGCCGCCAACGCGCGCGAAGAAATCGACGCCGCGGGCTCGCTCGTCACGCCGCCGTTCGTCGATCCGCATTTCCATATGGACGCGACGCTCTCGTACGGTCTGCCGCGCGTGAACGCGTCGGGCACGCTGCTCGAAGGCATCGCGTTATGGGGCGAACTGAAGCCGGATTTGACGCAGGAGGCGCTGATCGAGCGCGCGCTGCAGTATTGCGACTGGGCCGTTGCGCGCGGATTGCTGGCCATCCGTAGCCACGTGGATGTGTGCGATCCGCGCCTGCTCGCGGTCGAGGCGCTGGTCGAAGTGAAACGCCGCGTCGCGCCGTATCTCGACCTGCAACTGGTGGCCTTTCCGCAGGACGGCGTGCTGCGCAGCCCGGGCGCTTTCGAGAACCTCAAGCGCTCGATTGCGATGGGCGTGGACGTGGTCGGCGGCATTCCGCATTTCGAGCGCACCATGGCCGACGGCGCGCAGTCCGTGCGGCTCCTGTGCGAGTACGCGGCGGAGCAGGGCTTGCGCGTCGACATGCATTGCGATGAATCGGACGATCCGATGTCGCGGCACATCGAGACGCTCGCGGCCGAAACGCACCGGCTCGGTTTGCACGGGCGTGTCGCCGGTTCGCATCTGACCTCGATGCATTCCATGGACAACTACTACGTCAGCAAGCTCCTGCCGCTGATGCGCGAGTCGGGCGTCGCGGCAATCGCGAATCCGCTGATCAACATCACGCTGCAAGGCCGCAGCGACACCTATCCGAAACGGCGCGGCATGACGCGCGTACCGGAGATGATGGCGGCCGGCATCAACGTCGCGTTCGGCCACGATTGCGTGATGGACCCGTGGTACAGCCTCGGCTCCGGCGACATGCTCGAAGTCGCGCACATGGGCTTGCATGTGGCGCAGATGACGGGCGTCGACGGCATGCGCGCCTGTTTCGACGCGGTGACGGTGAACGCCGCGCGCATTCTCGGTCTGGAAGGCTACGGCATCGCGCCGGGATGCGCGGCCAATCTGGTGCTGCTCGACGCGCGCGATCCGGTGGAAGCAATCCGCCTGCGCGCCGCGCGCCTTGCGGTGGTGAGCCGCGGCAAGGTGGTGAGCCGCGCGCCGGCTGCGCGCGCGGCGCTGTCGCTCGAAGGCCGTCCGTCGCAAGTGGACTTCAAATTGCATCGCGGCTGA
- a CDS encoding acyltransferase family protein, whose amino-acid sequence MNPLSDALAHKGNNFDLVRLLAAIAVVYGHSYVLQAPDGSTDWVQNALGFDGFGALGVYAFFLLSGMLVTASFGRQRSVPRFAVLRIARLWPAVAAGSLVTVFIVGPLFTTLPLREYFASGMTWANLDNFSTIVRSSGWALPGVFEHNRYPVDICGPLWTLPVEVRCYLLVLVTGMVGLLSSSRGVVLAAALGCATFMLHVDHAHWQIGLRDFSETPDGYSFWPEPFFMLGMLLYGWRERIDINGLTALAFTMVFLVFRDTAGAQPLFYLAFVYGVLWIGTTPLLRRFVPRHDYSYGIYLYGFMVQQCVANIAPQLNHVTAVLIAAPFILLCAALSWHFVERPVLKWCRGRLARPSTPLAAGMPASDQAVR is encoded by the coding sequence ATGAATCCGCTTTCGGACGCTCTCGCGCACAAGGGCAATAATTTCGATCTCGTGCGGCTGCTCGCCGCCATTGCCGTCGTGTATGGCCATTCGTATGTGCTTCAGGCGCCCGACGGCAGCACGGATTGGGTCCAGAACGCGCTGGGTTTCGACGGTTTCGGCGCGCTGGGCGTCTACGCCTTCTTCCTGCTGAGCGGCATGCTGGTGACCGCCAGCTTCGGCCGGCAACGCTCGGTGCCGCGCTTCGCCGTGTTGCGCATCGCGCGGCTGTGGCCGGCGGTGGCGGCCGGGTCGCTGGTGACGGTGTTCATCGTCGGTCCGCTTTTCACGACGCTGCCGCTGCGTGAGTATTTCGCCTCCGGCATGACGTGGGCCAACCTCGACAACTTCTCGACCATCGTGCGGTCAAGCGGCTGGGCGCTGCCCGGCGTGTTCGAGCACAACCGCTATCCCGTCGACATCTGCGGACCGCTGTGGACACTGCCGGTCGAAGTGCGCTGCTATCTGCTCGTGCTCGTGACCGGCATGGTGGGTTTGCTGTCCAGCTCGCGCGGCGTGGTGCTTGCGGCCGCGCTCGGTTGCGCCACATTCATGCTGCACGTGGATCACGCGCATTGGCAGATCGGCTTGCGAGATTTCAGCGAAACGCCCGACGGCTATTCGTTCTGGCCGGAGCCGTTTTTCATGCTGGGCATGCTGCTGTATGGCTGGCGTGAACGGATTGACATCAACGGTTTGACGGCGCTGGCGTTCACGATGGTGTTTCTGGTGTTCCGCGACACGGCCGGCGCGCAGCCGCTGTTCTATCTGGCGTTCGTGTACGGCGTGCTGTGGATCGGGACGACGCCGCTCCTGCGGCGCTTCGTACCGCGTCACGATTACTCGTACGGCATCTATCTGTACGGCTTCATGGTGCAGCAATGCGTTGCGAACATCGCGCCGCAGTTGAACCATGTGACGGCGGTGTTGATCGCCGCGCCGTTTATTCTGCTGTGCGCGGCGCTGTCGTGGCACTTCGTGGAGCGCCCGGTGCTGAAGTGGTGCCGCGGGCGTCTGGCGCGCCCATCGACGCCGCTAGCCGCGGGGATGCCCGCCAGCGATCAAGCCGTGCGCTGA
- the xth gene encoding exodeoxyribonuclease III, giving the protein MKIATWNVNSLKVRQQHVIDWLETSGTDVLCLQELKLPDEKFPRAELEEKGYRSWFAGQKTYNGVGILVRGGLTVDEGSIVRNIPGFEDPQQRVIAATIEGVRIISAYFPNGQAPGTDKFAYKLRWLAALHDWIASEMASHPKLALLGDYNIAPEDRDVHDPKAWEGQNLVSPEERAEFVRLIELGLVDAFRQFEQPEKIYSWWDYRMMAFRRNAGLRIDHILLSKALADVCSSCDVDKVPRKWDQPSDHAPVVAQLV; this is encoded by the coding sequence ATGAAAATCGCCACCTGGAACGTCAACTCCCTCAAAGTCCGCCAGCAACATGTGATCGACTGGCTCGAAACCAGCGGCACCGATGTGCTGTGCCTCCAGGAACTGAAGCTGCCGGACGAAAAATTCCCGCGCGCCGAACTCGAAGAGAAAGGCTACCGCAGCTGGTTCGCTGGCCAGAAGACTTATAACGGCGTCGGCATTCTGGTGCGCGGCGGCCTGACGGTCGACGAAGGCAGCATCGTGCGGAACATTCCGGGCTTTGAAGATCCGCAGCAACGCGTGATTGCCGCGACCATCGAAGGCGTGCGCATCATCTCCGCGTATTTCCCCAACGGCCAGGCGCCGGGCACCGACAAGTTCGCGTACAAACTGCGCTGGCTTGCTGCGCTGCACGACTGGATCGCGAGCGAGATGGCGTCGCATCCGAAGCTCGCGCTGCTCGGCGACTACAACATCGCGCCGGAAGATCGCGACGTGCACGATCCGAAAGCCTGGGAAGGCCAGAACCTGGTGTCGCCCGAAGAACGCGCTGAGTTCGTGCGGCTGATCGAACTCGGTCTCGTCGATGCATTTCGCCAGTTCGAGCAGCCGGAAAAGATCTATTCGTGGTGGGACTACCGGATGATGGCGTTCCGCCGCAACGCGGGGCTGCGCATCGATCACATCCTGCTGTCGAAGGCGCTAGCCGACGTGTGCTCATCGTGCGACGTCGACAAGGTGCCGCGCAAGTGGGATCAGCCGTCGGACCACGCGCCGGTCGTCGCGCAGCTCGTCTGA